In the Diachasmimorpha longicaudata isolate KC_UGA_2023 chromosome 1, iyDiaLong2, whole genome shotgun sequence genome, one interval contains:
- the LOC135166743 gene encoding dedicator of cytokinesis protein 1 isoform X1 has product MVWKESSQYLAVAIYNYRQDGPHRLQLLVGDVVQILEETDDWYYGCAKYKGARGIFPKSYAHILPQSSNMEALMHEITSVLREWGHHWKHLYVTNSENFKLVRQQMLELLDNRSKILSGTLTVDELKDMKRLATARIDTGNQLLGLDMVVRDDHGDILHPEDTSTIQLYYHHKTAAERIRRAATDTKKKLTKLQVPVYSHIFFVSVRNFVCKMSEDVELLLTLYDGRECRAITENYVVSWSKEGLARDIDQLHNLRVLFTDLGSRDLSRDKVYLVCYVIRVGGMEAKEIDHRRSSIVQQTNHKNKSSVDNMRRPFGVAAMDITLYITGKLEGDVEHHHFIPFVHCEKESLDGTLRRILAQKETGTLKSSSTGGNGVPVGGQGLWASLKLLRGDTKQVRDEYPHLVLGNVAIARKMGFPEVILPGDVRNDLYLTLVSGEFSKGSKSTDKNVEVTVKVCNDQGLPIPGVMTLGGGAPSINEYHSVIYYHEDKPRWCETFKIAVPIEEFKQAHLKFTFKHRSSNEAKDKSEKPFALSYVRLMQRNGTTLQDTQHELLVYKIDNKKYEENDISYFKLPSTRAELVELSTEKKPGIGSLSLSSKDSFSLSSNVCSTKLTQNVDLLGLLNWSSKPTDLKESLAALMKVGGEEVVKFLQDVLDALFNILMSNSDCDYYDDMVFECILYIIGLVSDRKYQHFQPVLNLYISESFSATLAYIKLIAVLRKRIDGASSQSNDGQGMERDILLKTMKSLQYCMRFIVRSRMLFTELGQNEEEFSQTLTDLLKSIVDLMRHETDATLLVQGACLKFFPTTIPHLLLVYSGKQLSVILTELVTTLPPGRLTKQKMMTVNDIVHSPLFLNVDCRGILLPKITVLVRDLLAAKEEGLSSTPGKSVAKVARLLGENRHRLNQHRGYSEEVELCVKILSDILELTFRKDVGSTISDVKEIMMTALRTVIQTVIPMDRENPLVGNLVSVMLSIFRQMTPHHYEIYTNHFATPFDLLDFLMEILQVFKDLVSTPVFPPDWSEMIMLQNSVILKCLRFFSGTIRDYYFKNFEHQAWSNFFHCAIAFLTQSPLQLENFTPSKRNRIVSRYNDMRRETAFEIRSMWFNLGLHKILFVPGLVGPILEMTLIPESELRKATIPIFFDMMQCEFYTSRITEGYGDTKREPKHMRGNFNDYENEMIAQLDILVEGGRGDERFCSLWNKVMSELCEGHAQLRDQGLRFVETVANLMDRLLQYRDIIHSECQEHRMMCTVNLLEFYSDINRKEMYIRYVNKLCELHLECDNYTEAAYTLRLHSQLLDWSDQALPPLLRSSRYPTCNTHRELKEALYNDMIDYFDKGKMWECALGVCKELVAQYEEETYDYLQLSVLLIRMAKFYDAIVKQFRPEPEYFRVAYYGRGHPPFLQNKVFIYRGKEYEKLYDFSSRTLSQLANGKKMNRLSPPTDDIMQSNNQYVQINMVEPVMDEKRHRLSGKPVTAEAVLRYHRVNDVQKFRFSRPAPRRDTLSIQSQGSLEKENSDGSNRDSKASSNSNNEFASLWLERTVLSTSHPLPGVLRWFPVVSSDTYFVSPLRNAIETMEATNTALRDLIIAHKSDPSLALNPFSMKLNGILDPAVMGGIDNYEKAFLNEAYKDTHPQESADLLKLESLIAEQIPLLGVGVQLHKTRAPVELAPFHQRLEQCFASMKTQVEAKYGKRTCDLQIEAMTQSVTMRKHPHRGDSHRLSDSTSIISTSDSGVRSRVSSLTRSQVATLKSFATFNFNNSTNNAGVQNVTLTRNSSVRSHILSSTSLHKALGAAGTGTSKKKDSKRRNSRKSDATIGKDLKESTSQWYTTPEVSTSPPVTSPILSASSPVTTPPVFELRQELTPSRPLRSEVEKERRISSRWSSQSQSYYLRNLNGQDDIRKNRDSVGTTDSTASEDDPPPPLPLKMREADYCSLPQENSMPPSCDSNDNDPEDYDQGFIESPVKPPTPPPKPKRPLKHKIKHVDEDSIMQDSSTA; this is encoded by the exons ATGGTGTGGAAAGAATCCAGCCAGTATCTAGCCGTGG CTATATACAACTATCGGCAAGATGGTCCACACCGGCTGCAGCTTCTGGTGGGTGATGTTGTACAGATACTGGAAGAAACTGATGATTGGTACTACGGTTGTGCAAAGTACAAGGGAGCCAGGGGGATATTCCCCAAGTCCTATGCACACATTCTTCCTCAATCGAGTAACATGGAAGCCCTAATGCACGAGATAACGAGTGTATTGAGGGAATGGGGTCACCACTGGAAACATTTATACGTG ACGAACTCCGAGAACTTCAAGCTGGTCCGCCAGCAGATGCTGGAGCTCCTCGACAACAGATCAAAAATTCTGAGTGGCACCCTGACTGTAGATGAGCTGAAAGACATGAAACGCTTGGCAACCGCTCGAATCGACACGGGAAACCAACTTCTCGGTCTCGACATGGTGGTCCGCGACGATCACGGTGATATCCTACACCCAGAAGACACCAGTACAATCCAGCTCTACTACCATCACAAAACAGCTGCCGAGAGAATCCGTAGAGCCGCCACtgatactaaaaaaaaattgacgaagcTCCAGGTCCCTGTTTACTCCCATATCTTCTTCGTCAGTGTCCGAAACTTCGTCTGCAAGATGTCTGAGGATGTGGAGCTCCTCCTGACACTCTACGACGGCCGGGAGTGCCGTGCAATCACCGAGAACTACGTAGTCTCTTGGAGCAAGGAGGGCTTGGCTAGAGACATCGATCAACTCCACAATCTTCGAGTGCTCTTCACAGATCTTGGCTCGAGGGACCTCTCCAGGGACAAAGTCTACCTCGTCTGCTACGTTATCCGAGTCGGTGGGATGGAGGCGAAGGAGATAGATCACAGGAGATCATCAATCGTTCAGCAAACAAATCATAAGAATAAATCCAGTGTTGACAACATGAGAAGACCCTTTGGAGTCGCTGCCATGGATATAACTCTTTACATAACAGGAAAACTTGAGGGTGATGTTGAACACCATCACTTCATTCCGTTCGTCCACTGTGAAAAAGAAAGTCTAGACGGCACCCTTCGTCGAATCCTAGCACAAAAAGAAACTGGGACCCTGAAGAGCTCCTCTACTGGTGGCAATGGAGTTCCAGTGGGAGGGCAAGGGCTTTGGGCAAGCCTCAAACTCCTCAGAGGTGACACCAAACAAGTTCGCGACGAGTATCCCCACTTGGTGTTGGGTAACGTAGCCATAGCCAGAAAGATGGGTTTCCCTGAGGTGATCCTCCCTGGTGACGTCAGAAACGATCTCTACCTCACCCTCGTCTCCGGGGAATTCAGCAAAGGCTCAAAATCTACAGATAAAAATGTGGAGGTAACGGTGAAGGTCTGCAATGACCAGGGCCTTCCCATTCCTGGTGTGATGACTCTCGGTGGAGGTGCTCCCTCGATAAATGAGTATCACAGTGTCATATATTATCACGAGGATAAGCCACGCTGGTGTGAGACCTTCAAGATAGCCGTACCTATAGAGGAATTCAAACAAGCTCACTTGAAATTCACATTCAAGCATCGCAGTTCTAACGAGGCCAAGGACAAATCGGAAAAGCCATTTGCGTTGAGTTACGTGCGTCTTATGCAGCGTAATGGAACGACCCTGCAAGACACACAGCATGAATTGCTAGTATACAAGATAGATAATAAGAAGTACGAGGAGAATGACATATCGTACTTTAAGCTGCCATCAACTCGCGCCGAATTAGTTGAATTAAGTACTGAGAAGAAGCCAGGAATTGGGTCCCTGAGTCTTTCCTCCAAGGACAGTTTTTCGCTGTCGAGTAATGTCTGCTCCACGAAGTTGACCCAGAACGTTGATCTGCTGGGTCTTCTCAACTGGTCCAGCAAACCCACGGACCTCAAGGAGTCTTTGGCGGCGTTGATGAAGGTCGGAGGAGAGGAAGTTGTTAAGTTCCTGCAGGATGTGCTTGATGCCCTGTTTAATATTCTTATGAGCAACTCTGACTGTGATTATTACGATGATATGGTGTTCGAGTGTATTTTGTATATCATTGGTCTTGTTTCGGACCGAAAGTATCAGCACTTTCAACCCGTTTTGAATCTGTATATATCGGAGAGCTTTTCGGCTACTCTGGCGTACATAAAGTTGATTGCTGTGCTGAGGAAGAGGATCGATGGGGCCAGCTCTCAGTCTAATGACGGACAAGGAATGGAGAGGGATATTTTGCTGAAGACTATGAAGAGTCTGCAGTATTGTATGAG ATTTATTGTGAGATCGAGAATGTTGTTTACTGAGCTGGGACAGAATGAAGAGGAATTCTCACAGACTTTAACTGATTTGTTGAAGTCCATCGTCGATCTTATGAGACACGAGACAGATGCGACACTCCTGGTGCAGGGGGCTTGTTTGAAGTTCTTTCCCACGACTATTCCCCATTTGTTACTTGTGTACAGTGGCAAACAATTGAGTGTCATCCTGACAGAGTTAGTTACGACGCTACCACCTGGGAGGCTGACTAAACAAAAGATGATGACTGTTAATGATATTGTTCATAGTCCCCTCTTTCTGAATGTTGATTGCCGAGGAATTCTTCTCCCCAAGATCACGGTTCTTGTCAGGGATCTGCTCGCCGCCAAGGAGGAG GGACTGTCAAGTACGCCTGGAAAAAGTGTGGCTAAGGTAGCTAGACTCCTTGGTGAGAATCGGCATCGACTGAATCAACATCGAGGCTATTCTGAGGAG GTAGAGTTGTGCGTCAAGATATTATCGGATATTCTCGAACTCACATTCAGGAAGGACGTGGGATCCACTATCTCAGATGTCAAGGAAATCATGATGACGGCATTGAGGACGGTTATACAAACTGTTATTCCCATGGATAGGGAGAATCCATTGGTGGGAAATTTAGTGTCTGTGATGCTTTCGATATTCAG ACAAATGACTCCACATCACTACGAGATCTACACTAATCACTTCGCAACGCCATTCGATCTTCTGGACTTTCTAATGGAGATTCTTCAAGTCTTCAAGGACCTAGTTTCAACCCCTGTCTTTCCTCCGGACTGGAGTGAGATGATAATGTTGCAAAACAGCGTCATCCTGAAATGCCTTCGTTTCTTCTCCGGCACCATCCGAGATTActatttcaagaattttgaGCATCAAGCCTGGTCCAACTTCTTTCACTGTGCAATAGCCTTTCTGACTCAGTCCCCCCTCCAACTTGAGAACTTCACCCCCTCAAAACGCAACCGCATCGTGTCCCGCTATAACGACATGCGTCGAGAGACGGCCTTTGAGATTCGCTCAATGTG GTTCAACCTGGGTCTCCACAAGATCCTCTTCGTTCCCGGTCTCGTCGGTCCTATCCTCGAGATGACTCTCATTCCCGAATCAGAGCTTCGAAAAGCCACAATTCCCATCTTCTTCGATATGATGCAGTGCGAATTTTATACTTCTCGTATCACTGAGGGCTATGGAGACACAAAACGCGAGCCAAAACACATGAGGGGTAATTTCAACGACTACGAGAACGAGATGATTGCTCAGTTGGATATACTGGTAGAGGGTGGAAGGGGTGACGAGCGGTTCTGCTCGCTATGGAATAAAGTCATGAGTGAACTGTGCGAGGGTCACGCACAGTTGAGAGACCAGGGACTCAGGTTCGTGGAGACGGTTGCGAATCTCATGGATCGATTGCTTCAATATCGAGACATCATTCATTCCGAGTGTCAGGAGCACCGCATGATGTGCACAGTGAATCTCTTGGAATTTTACTCAGACATTAATCGCAAGGAGATGTACATCAGGTATGTCAACAAGTTGTGTGAGCTTCACTTGGAGTGTGACAATTACACAGAAGCGGCGTACACTCTGAGGCTCCATTCCCAGCTGTTGGATTGGAGTGATCAGGCCCTTCCTCCTCTCCTCCGCTCGAGTCGGTATCCAACCTGCAATACACACAGAGAACTGAAGGAGGCACTCTACAACGATATGATTGATTACTTCGATAAAGGAAAGATGTGGGAATGTGCACTGGGTGTGTGCAAAGAGCTCGTCGCCCAGTACGAAGAGGAGACGTATGATTATCTTCAGTTGTCAGTCTTGCTGATACGAATGGCCAAATTCTACGACGCAATTGTCAAGCAATTCAGGCCGGAGCCTGAATACTTCAGGGTCGCCTACTACGGACGGGGACATCCGCCGTTCTTGCAGAACAAGGTGTTCATCTACAGGGGAAAAGAGTACGAGAAACTCTATGATTTCAGCTCGAGGACGTTGAGCCAGTTGGCGaatggtaaaaaaatgaatagactGTCTCCACCAACTGATGATATCATGCAGTCCAACAACCAATATGTGCAAATTAATATGGTGGAACCGGTGATGGATGAGAAGAGACATCGGCTCAGTGGAAAACCCGTCACTGCAGAAGCTGTTTTGAG GTATCACAGAGTCAATGATGTTCAGAAATTCAGATTCTCTCGTCCAGCTCCCAGGAGAGACACCTTATCGATCCAGAGCCAGGGCAGTttggagaaagaaaattcagATGGAAGCAATCGTGATTCTAAAGCCAGTAGTAATAGTAACAACGAGTTTGCTTCACTTTGGCTGGAGAGAACAGTATTATCCACGAGTCATCCACTTCCCGGTGTGCTCAGGTGGTTTCCAGTCGTATCTAGTGATACGTATTTCGTTAGTCCTCTGAGGAATGCCATAGAAACGATGGAGGCTACCAATACTGCACTCAGGGATCTTATTATAGCGCACAAGTCAGATCCGAGCCTTGCTTTGAATCCCTTTAGCATGAAGCTTAATGGAATTCTCGATCCTGCAGTGATGGGGGGCATTGATAATTATGAGAAAGCTTTTCTCAATGAGGCGTATAAGGATACACATCCGCAGGAGAGTGCGGATTTACTCAAGTTGGAGAGCTTGATTGCTGAACAAATTCCCTTGCTCGGTGTGGGAGTCCAGCTGCATAAAACGAGGGCTCCGGTGGAGCTTGCACCCTTTCATCAGAGACTGGAGCAGTGCTTTGCATCTATGAAGACACAGGTGGAGGCTAAATATGGGAAAAGG ACGTGTGATCTGCAAATTGAAGCTATGACTCAGTCAGTAACCATGAGAAAGCATCCGCACAGAGGGGACTCCCATAGGCTATCAGACAGCACCAGCATCATAAGCACATCTGA TTCCGGTGTGCGGTCCAGAGTATCTTCCCTAACGAGATCACAAGTTGCGACGCTCAAGTCATTTGCAACATTCAATTTTAACAACAGTACAAATAACGCGGGTGTACAAAACGTCACTCTAACCAG AAACAGTTCAGTGCGGTCTCACATACTTTCCTCAACTTCCCTCCACAAAGCGCTGGGCGCAGCGGGTACAGGAACAAGTAAAAAAAAGGACTCGAAACGAAGGAACTCGAGGAAATCAGATGCAACGATTGGTAAAGATCTGAAGGAATCGACATCGCAATGGTACACAACGCCAGAAGTGTCGACAAGCCCCCCAGTGACATCCCCCATTCTATCAGCATCATCACCTGTGACAACACCCCCAGTATTCGAGCTTCGACAGGAGCTCACCCCCTCTCGTCCCCTGCGCTCTGAAGTAGAGAAGGAGCGCAGGATAAGCAGCAGATGGTCCAGCCAATCGCAGTCGTATTATCTGAGAAATTTAAATGGTCAGGACGATATCAGAAAGAATAGAGACAGCGTGGGAACAACTGACAGTACCGCCTCTGAGGATGATCCCCCACCACCTCTGCCATTGAAGATGAGAGAAGCTGATTATTGCAGTCTCCCTCAGGAGAACTCGATGCCCCCCTCGTGCGACAGCAACGACAACGACCCTGAGGATTATGATCAGGGCTTCATCGAGAGCCCCGTCAAGCCACCCACTCCACCCCCCAAACCTAAACGACCACTCAAGCATAAAATTAAGCATGTTGATGAGGATAGTATCATGCAAGACTCATCAACCGCCTGA